In one window of Helianthus annuus cultivar XRQ/B chromosome 17, HanXRQr2.0-SUNRISE, whole genome shotgun sequence DNA:
- the LOC110922481 gene encoding malonyl-coenzyme A:anthocyanin 3-O-glucoside-6''-O-malonyltransferase — MASLPILTVLEHTQVSPPSATVKDRVLPLTYFDFMWVSQPPVHYLFFYEMPITHTKFIDNIIPNLKHSLSITLQHFFPFAGNLMVFPSSTQKPEIRYVEGDSVAVTFAECNLDFNELTGNHPRDCEMFYHLIPLLGQAHKTSNFTKIPVFTVQVTLFPNSGFSIGMTNHHCLGDASTRFCFLKAWTTIARCGTDELFLANGTLPFYERPIQNPKLDECYLKFGDVENSKEEYQPPKLCGPTDKVRATFILPRAMLNRLKKLVSTQLTTLAYVSSFTVACGYMWSCIAKTSKDELQLFGIAVDCRARLNPVIPAAYFGNCVGPCVAMENTIQLRSKEGFVTAAKLIGESLHKTLTDKDGVVKEIESFEDLFPNGVPTTMIWVAGTPKLKFYDMDFGWGRPKKLETVSIDYNGAISMNASKEENDDLEIGVCLPATQMKSFVRIFEDGLEAYCI; from the coding sequence ATGGCTTCCCTTCCCATCTTGACAGTTCTTGAACACACACAAGTCTCACCACCATCTGCCACCGTAAAAGACAGGGTGTTGCCACTGACTTACTTTGACTTCATGTGGGTAAGCCAACCTCCTGTTCACTATCTATTCTTTTATGAGATGCCAATCACACACACTAAATTCATCGATAATATTATTCCTAATCTCAAACACTCGTTATCCATCACTCTTCAACATTTTTTTCCTTTCGCTGGTAACTTGATGGTATTTCCTAGTTCTACCCAAAAGCCCGAAATAcgttatgttgaaggtgattctgtCGCAGTTACCTTTGCTGAATGTAACCTTGATTTCAATGAACTTACTGGAAACCATCCCCGAGATTGTGAGATGTTTTACCATCTTATACCTCTACTGGGTCAGGCTCATAAAACCTCAAATTTTACAAAGATCCCGGTGTTTACCGTTCAAGTGACACTTTTTCCAAACTCTGGATTCTCCATCGGAATGACAAATCACCATTGTCTAGGTGATGCTAGCACCAGGTTCTGTTTCTTGAAGGCATGGACAACAATTGCTCGATGTGGTACGGATGAGTTATTTCTAGCTAATGGAACTTTACCGTTTTACGAAAGAccaatccaaaaccctaaactAGATGAATGTTATCTGAAGTTTGGGGACGTTGAAAACTCTAAAGAAGAGTACCAACCTCCAAAACTATGTGGACCAACTGATAAAGTTCGAGCCACCTTTATATTGCCTCGAGCTATGCTTAATAGGTTGAAAAAATTGGTTTCAACACAACTAACGACATTAGCATATGTATCATCCTTTACGGTAGCATGTGGTTATATGTGGAGTTGCATAGCGAAAACAAGCAAGGATGAGCTGCAACTATTTGGTATCGCCGTTGATTGTAGGGCACGATTGAATCCCGTGATCCCAGCAGCCTACTTCGGTAACTGTGTTGGACCGTGTGTTGCTATGGAAAACACCATACAGTTAAGAAGTAAAGAAGGGTTCGTAACCGCAGCAAAATTAATAGGAGAAAGTCTACATAAGACTTTGACAGATAAGGATGGAGTTGTTAAAGAAATAGAATCCTTCGAGGACTTGTTTCCCAATGGGGTTCCGACAACAATGATCTGGGTAGCTGGAACACCAAAGCTCAAGTTTTATGACATGGATTTTGGGTGGGGAAGGCCGAAAAAGCTAGAAACCGTTTCGATTGATTATAATGGGGCGATATCCATGAATGCCAGCAAAGAAGAAAATGATGATCTGGAGATTGGTGTTTGTCTCCCGGCTACCCAGATGAAGTCTTTTGTTCGTATCTTTGAGGATGGCTTAGAAGCATATTGTATCTAG